The genomic segment TATCTAAAAGTGTACAATATTGTAAAACACAGCCAAATTGACTATGCAGCCCATTAACCTAAATACACACTGCTGTAAGAGTGAATGACTAGAAAGCTGCAGGAGAAAATGCTAACTTTTCACAAagaataatcacacacactgaatgaaaCATGTGTAATGCAATTGTTATTAAATAGCAATGGTGATATTGGTGTGCTAAATAGAATTCTAGTGTACCAACACTGCAGACAAGACTTGCTGGCAGATTTGATGTTCTACAGTGCTCCATCATCAGTATCATTAGGAAAGAGGTCCTAGGGGGATGTCATCTGCTGGATATGTTGAGATGGAAGCAATGTGAAATAGCAAAGGGATGGGTTGGTTAGCTGGACCCCGTGCTCTGGCCATGACTGGCTAGCTCCATGCCTCTTGCCCATGGTTGGCTAGCTGGACCCTGTGCTCTGGCCTAGTTGGCTAGCTGGACCCTACACGCCATGCGACCCACCTTGCTGCTCTGggctcagctcctcctcctcctcttcgctgctttcttcttcttcctctttcataAAGTGTGGTTCTGTGCCTTCAGCTGCTGCCAGCCTGGACGTAAGAAAGTAAGGGTTAGGACATCCAGAACTGATGGATGTCCATGGTCACAGAGCGCTACTTAACTCTAACACTACattagcaaaaaacaaaagatgaatGAGAGGCACAccagtgcatgtctgtgtggagAACTGAGGGAAGCCGTGTCAGCATGGAAACTTGAGAGGCATGTCTAAATCCCTATCACAACTGACAAAgttaaaaacattataaatgCAGTTAAAGAATATGCTCTTAGACCATCTCAGCACAACAGAATAGCTACTCTTGATCTATGGATCAAGCAGAAGGTGCTGCCAATACCAACCTGCACTCTTATTCAGAATGTTCTCACTGATTGGAACTCCAGTTATGATGTGATGCTACCTTGAACAGCAGGCAGCTGCTTACACTTCCCCAAAAAGACCCAGTGGTCAAGATAAGGTTAAAGCTGTAGTTGTTTTGACTGATAGAGATGAGTAGCAGAGGAAGTTATTGCGGTTCTCAAACTAATTCTTACAGTCCTGAACAGCACTAAATCCACACATCAAATGAAGACAGACCTACATTCAGAGATATACTCTGCAGTCCTGACTTAGAGAAGTACCTAAACAAAAGTGGTTTTAGATCGAAGACTCTAGTCCATTCCTTACAAGTCAGGAAATAACATAGTGATCTCACCAGCGAGTGTTTAGGAACTGGATAGCTTCAAAAACATGTAATCTTATTGCTATTGTTACATTAAGCCAAATGCAACAGCATCATATAAATTGACCCAATAATAGTGTGTGAAAATTGCATCAAAATACTGATAATACCCGATGTTACACTAAGTTATCAGagcatatattattattattattcagactttttaaaaagatgtaaatttaataaatgttttttaaattataatttaaattatttaatgcataaaatcttaagaataattaaaatatagcCTAACAAATATGATAAGATATAATAAACAGGGAAGTCAGTACACAATGAGTGGAGGGAATAGAATACCCTGCCACGTGTAGATTGGTATGTGCTATGAGCATAGTTCAAAGTTTAGGAAATATGTGTGTACGGAGGGCAAGCAGATAATCTAAAGTGCAGGTGCATTAAAGTGGCATGTGCGAGTAGTGAAAGTCCAGTTAATAAGAGTTCAGGATCCTAACAGCCTGTGGATTAAAGCTTGTTCTGAGCCTTGATAAATTTAAAGTCTCCCAACCTCATCCAACTGATGTAGGTGTTCTGCAGAAATGAAACGGTTTATGCATTGACACACTCAGCCCAACATACTCTTGGGTGGAGTAGTTGCCATGCCAATTAATAATATTACCCAATTTTAATACTCACAAATGCACAGGTATGGCCTTGAGAGGTTACTCTGAACTTCTGTAACTGTCTGAGGTTGTAAAACTACTGCcttgctttccttcttttgATGTGTTTGGAGAGACCAGGAGGGTTCTTCAGAAATATGTACATCAAGACGTGGCTTCTGTTTGGCCCATCCAGCATTTGACTTCTTGTCATAGGAGCTTCCTGAGCAATCCTCGAATCCTTACATTTTGGTAAAAGAATCATGATGTTGTAAGATTTAACGATTGCTGGGAGTGAAACAGTTTTGTAGCCATTCTTGTACAGCGATCAAGTGTGTTTCTGCCTCTGGTACCACATGTGATGACGGTTGACTTTGTTGAAGTAACCAGTGAGGATGGAGGCAGCCTCTGGGCGTCATAGCTTATTACACTATCCAGGAATGTGGATAAATCTGTACCACTGCTTTTTGTGAAGGGAGGTATACAGCTGAGTGATGGTTGAAATTCATTCAAATGGAAAATAGAAGGGAGAGCAAACAATTGCCAGTTGTTTCAAAAGTAACATCTTTCAGATCACACAAGTTATTGTTGGTAACGAAACAACCTTTGGACTTGCCAGAGTCCATCATTCAATCtatacagaaaatgaaaaaggacTCAGAAATTGTATCAAACAATTACACTATAAAGGGAAAGCATTTCTCCAAGTCAAAAACCCCTCAAATATTTTCCTGAGatttcataaagaaaaaaatggacaaatggtTTTATTCTTATTTGTCCACTTGATGGATGTGCTGTAATGGCCTCTAGACTGTTGCCTCTAGCTTTGCAAATGTAGTACAGTATAGTTACAATACTGGTTACATACATTTTCAACTgatgcacagaaacacatgagCAAGGTCACTTAATACTCCCTTCTCTGGGTGGCCTAGATGTTACTGGGCTACACCCTCCTTATTAATTGGCTTGGCATGAATTACTGTGTGTTTCAATCACAGTACCATGAAAAGCTGATTTTACACACTCAAGACATCTgcatgaaagagaaagataaatgaGACATTTTAACTACCTACATAGAAGGAAGCATGATTGTGTTGCAAGAGAATAGAAAACACAATGGAAGTGGGCCAGACCCTGCCTGGGTCAGGTTTGCCTGTTGCAGTGGTCTGGATAGTACTGGGTATCATCTCAGTGGGTCTTTCATGCAGGTTGGAGCTTCACATGTATGCCACCTCACCTACTCTTGTCAGAAACTACAAAATTTGCTATCTTCCATTCATCCATCACCATTCATGCAACACGTGTAAACAAACCACATCAGTTACAGCAGTCTCACCACAGTCCTGGGGCTGCTTGGAGCAGAGCACCTCGTCTCAGGGTAATTCAGAGCAGGGTTCCCACAGCAAGCTCTTCTTCCTAAATGAGGTAGTATGTGGGGGCTCCCTCTATGATAAGCCTCATATAGCGGCATCTAAGCTAAGTGTGTTCACTAAATACACTGGACATCCAGTCAAAGATATAAAGCAATttatgaaggaaaaaagaaaggaaaaaagatacCAGTACTATTGTGTATCTACATACATTACCAAACACTGCTGACATAATGACCTCATTTGTGAGGTATTTTCACTGTCCACATACACAGGGTACTATTAGCTGTTTAACATGTCCATTCCTACTCTGCGGTTTATGCAACACACTACCAGGCTCTTCTGTTGCAACTTCACCATGTTAAAATGGCTGgactcctccccaccccctctgcctctctctctcacctacaCACCGCCACCCCCACAGATCACTTACTTTTTGGCTAGGGCATCCACGGTGAGGGATGCATTCCCTTCTGAATCACTGTGTGCCTCTTCATCGTCCTCATCGCCCACCATCCTGAAAGGGAGGGAACAGCTCTGAGGGTCAGACAGAGGTTAAAGGCACATGGTGACCTTTTCCCAGAGAAGCTTCCGTGGGTTGGGTTGCAATGCTGCCCTTGTGGTTGCTGACAGGGTAGAAATAACTGCAGGGAGCTCACACTGCAACCAACTCCAGTGGAAGCCataacacatgaaaacactgtggatgtgtgtttggaCGGTTGTCTGCTCACTGTTTACATGTAATAACTCTTCTACATTCACATGTGTGTAATATGACAAGCCTCAGTTAACAGAGTAAAAATACACCCCATTTGCTTCATGTGTTAGACTGTATTGTAATAAGGTGTTTAGAAAAGTGCTGCACAAATACAACTTTATTCATCTGCAATGAATATTTCAATTCAGAAAGTAATTCACTGGTATACAGAAGCATTTTACCAATTCCTGGAAGATTAGAGTATTGCAGGGTTTAGGTTTCCTAACATCTGAAAACTCATCAGCTAACTAGCATACCCATCCATCATCTGAACTGTGTTCGTTATCACAGGTAAAACACTCAATCTTGTAGTTTTTTGGCATTTAGGAAggtactgtgtgtctgtgcacatgaaGGATGCAGCTGCCTTCTGCTTACCGATTGTATGGCGTACTGGGTTCATCAATCTTCATCAGCCCATAGTCCTTATCTGCTGGGTGATATGTGGCCAAGATGTTCATTTCGTCCCATTTCTGTGACTTCTTCCTGAAACAACCGGTCCAAATATGGATCTTAGCATACACTTTTAGGTAAAAACCATTAGCACTGATACAAATATCGCCCCCTGAGATCAGCAAGGTTTAAACAGGGACTCTGTCCcacttttaaactttaaaaagttacatttcaaaCAGCAGCCACAATAAACCTACTAAAGCCTATTATTCTAGGTAAGCTACCAATCAATTGGTCAGTGTTTCAGCAATTATAGAAAAGGCAGATGCCTAGTGCAGTGTGAGGGTAAATTACATCCTAAAAGAGAAGCAATATTTTGCACATTTATGTGATGACCATTGATCTATTTAAACTGTACATATAGCATAAGGCTGGAGATGTAACCATATTCTCAGCCAAGAGGCTTTTCTGCAGCTTGTCTTATCCAAGGACTGTTATTTAGAGGTCAGGggagaacactatatctggtTGCTGCAGCAGTGATATTCCAGAGTGTGTCTGGCCCCATCTCTCAGGGCTAGTCAATAAGTCTGGCGAGACACTACAGCAAAGTCACGGGACAGGTCAAATCAATTGGTTATGCTATAAAAGCCTCTGTAATAAAAATCACTCACACTGCTCTCATTAGCATATGCCATACTGCTAACACTTTCAGACAGGGAGAGCACTGGCATACAGGCCATCCATGCCGCACAGGCCTTTAGAGTATGAGTCTCAGCCCAAACCTGGAGGGCATCAGCAACATCAGCATATATGTTTTATGGTTTGACACAACTACAAAGAATAATCAGCAATACTGTCTagataataaacaaatgaaggaTAAATGAAAGCACTGGCTTTTCAAgagttgagtcaggtgtgttacagCATAACCCTGCCTTCATAGTCTTTCTTCAACCATCACAGCTGTAGTCAGAATATCCTGGAAATCCTGGATTTTGTTTGGGGTTACTTAAACTGTGTTATGCATAACagtgtttaaacaaaaaaagacaccaaACCGACCAAATTGTGCAAGTAGTAAAAGCAGGAGAGTCAGATTCTTTCCAAGTACAGAATGTTTGCAAGTACATTTTGAAATGGTTACTATCCTTCCTAGagttgatgttttttgtttttttttacatgtagaGCACATTTTATGATTAGTTTAGTGTTGAACATCTTTCAATAAAGCACAAATGAAATGTATGTTTCACAAGAGGCAAGAGACATAGTTTCACAATTTGAGAGAAGGTCAACATTCTGCTTTACGCACCAGTGAGATTCAAATCTGTCCCAGCACACCACCACAGGGGAACATTTTAATCTTCATTATGACATAACTACAGACAAAGAACAAATCAGAACTAAACAGCAGGCTTGCTCTGGCCAATTATAATTCTCAAAAGCATACAGAGCTTGAGGGAAAAGAAATCAGGTAACCCAATGCATCAGTCCAATTTCATTCTTTTGGGGAAAGTGAGACATTAATAAGTGTAAAACCAGAATAAAAATTAGTACCCTGCAGCAGAGAGGGCCCATATTGACATGATGTCCAAAACAAATAAGCACATATCAAATTAAGGTCCAGGATACCACAACAGGCAGACTGGCACCCACTTTATTTTCAGTGTAGACAGGTCTTGCATCAGTGCTGAATGACCTAAAGTCAAGACAGTTTCATCTGTACATTACTGAAATCAATGTATGGTAAAAGGTCTCCAACCATGAATCTTGTATCTAGTTCTGGATTTTGTAATACTAgtaattaatttatgtaaaatttGAGTATTTAAATCAGAACCCTCAGTCTGTGTACGTTAGATTTTGCAGTTTCTCCATAAGTCAAATGTGAAACAGTGGATCAATCAGTTTCAGTAACTTAACTGCTTAAACTAACTACCAGTGGTCAACAAAATCTAGGACCAGAAATTCAACCTGAGCTCCAATTGAGTTACATATACTGCATGTGgtataaatacaatataactGAATATGATGCAAGTTGCTGGCTGACAATAACTCCCCAGAAGGGAGGGAGTAGACAATCTTGTTAGATTCTGGAAGGATGCTAACAAGGAATAGTATCCAGACAAGCATATGCTGAAAAgcaagtgaaggaaaaaaacctCTTCAAAGGCAGAGCACCAGGAGAAGTGACACATGAAAAAACTGACTGCACCACTATAGGTGGAGTAGAGGGATGAGATGAGATGCTAGTGAAGGTTACTATCAGCCTAGCAAATGAAGAGTTGTGCAGGACACAGGCTGCAATCCTTGGATTGGCTGCACCAAGAACACTTAAGGAAACTTTTCAATTCCCTTTTTCATGCATACACTATTTTGATGTTTGTAGAGACATCtccagagagagatggagcaagtGGATTTCCTGCAGTGTGTCCCAGGTTCCCACAAGTGGGACAGAGAGCAGGTTTAAGAATAGTGTAATTTAAGggagaaatacaaaaaaaaaacattggaaaGAGGAGGTAGACAACACTGTTATACATGCATGATCGTTACTTGTTTGTCATTTGAACCAACAATGCTGTCCTCAATTGCACATTTCACTGGTGCCGTTTGCTTTTCAAAGAGCAATccaaacatatatattttttaaataattatgtggaataaatgttaatataacTTACAGCTCAGAGAACATGTAGGTCCTACTGTCAACTGTCAACCTCTCTCCGGAGTAAAGTACCGAAAGGGATGAGATCAATACCCTAGACACCAACCTACCACAACGACATACTAATAATTTCAATCTACAGTGACATCTCGGTCCCATGGTGTTCCACGCAATGGCACGAGTACATTCAAACCACAGCCTAACCAAATTGTGCCAGATTTCAGCGTCGTTAGTCACGGCGAGTACCTTTTTCTTCTGAAGTGGTTTTGTAACGTAAAAAACGACATAGCCAGATATTTTCAGAGTTCTCCACGTCACTACACCTAGTTGGCTGGTCGCGTAGGTAGGTCGCTTACTAGCTAGGTTGGTGTGCTAGCTATACATGTGCGGATTGCTTTGCTAATTTCACATGATAGGATAACTGGTGGTGTCAGGCTTACTTCTCAGCCCAATTAAACCAATTACTTAGCTAGGTAGTATGGGGAATCTGTGGATTTGGTTAAAAATAACTCCTTCTTCTTATTAAGCCGTCTTGataaaacctaaaacaaaacattccacAAACACGAATAAATACAACACGCATAGCTGAGTCAAAACAGTTGTTAACCAACTTAGCCAGCCAACACGACGGGACtagctactagctagctaggttagccctGTTAAGCTAAGTTGGTTAGCTTACTTTATTTGGTTTCCGACCGGCTAATGTTTCAACTCACTGTTGATCGTCTTCGAGGTTACCAGGTGCTGCCGGGTCTTCCGCTGTAACCTCGGGGCAACCTTTGGCGTTCGCACCgctgtttttgttcttcaaAATACCTTTTATGGGCCGGGGAGCAGCCATTCCAAACGGTCACAACCCACTCCCTAACACCACACTTAACTCCTTTTGAAATGTCTTGgcaagctaactagctaagtaTGGGTGTAGCTGCCTTACACAGTACAAAACGCAATAAaacccaaataaacacagctggAGAACTCCTCTAAGATCAGTCTCAAACGAGCTTTAACAGTTGTCAGCCAAAGTCTGTGTCTGACTTGTGGGGGCACACGCCTTTACCCGAGCGCACAGCTGTAGCGGCCGGCGGGCGAGGAAGTGGGGCGCCGCTGTCGTCACGCCACGTCCGCATCATCGCGAGGTTTCGCCGTCGCTATGGTAACACTGTGTGGCTTTTAGCACGGGATTTCATTCATGCTTGTGACGGCTAACGAATGTGCTTTATGTCTGATTGAGCTTTTCGTTTCGTCTAAGATTTAGTTATAtcaaattcaaaacatttaatttttgcattttagaTGTAAAAAATTTGACGGGCCCTCTTAGCCATAACCACACAGATATTTATTAATAGTATGATAGTATGTGTACTccctgggaattgaacccatgaccaGTATCATTTAGTTTGCCAACTATAAACATATGTGGGCAGATCTACTAATCTactgttaattaattaaactattCTCTAGTCACACATTCATTCCTTGGAGGGTGGGGTCTATGCAAGCTCAAAAACAACAGGACAatggcaacaaaaacaaaaacacaacaaagataCTAAAGAtcagtatatttatttaatgatcaAACATTAGTCTACAACATTACCATTTAGTGACCTGCAACCTAATAGGTAGCTACATACAAAATGATTAGGATCCATGTAAGACAACCACCTTTATGGGGCTAGTTACATCATAGAGTGTTGTTATCCAAAGAGAAGTCTGTACAATTTCTACTAATGGCcatagtttaataataatattttcaaatctcaaaaattgacattttacatttacatttacggcatttagcagacggtctcatccagagcgacttacaaaagtgatcAGGTATTCcactttaaattatttgttaccTGAAGATTAAAATTCTACTTTATCATTTTATTGAAATCATTCAAAGTCCTTACAGAGGATTTTAGTCagtatttctaaaataatttgCAATAAAGAGGCATGAAAGAGGTAAGCAGGCAGAGCAGCACCAGTAGGACACTCAGCTGGGAACCGACAGCATGGCCCTTATCTAGTATTGGCTCTAACTGGCAGTTAGTGTAGGGCTCGATGCAGGCTGCATAGGCCATAGCATGAGCAATGTAGCTCTGCTCCTGCACACCGTGGAACAGGTGGGCCATGGGGCCTTTGGCGAAAATGGCTACATCTTCAGAGCCATGGGTTTCAGATGACAGAGGAACCGCTGACTGCTGTACATAACCTGTgctacctgagagagagagagagagagagagagagagagagagagagagagagagagaaagagagagagacagatatgaGACACATGAGACAATCTCTTGCTAAAAGGAACTATTGTTGAAAGATCTAAAAAGCTCCCTGGTATTGTTTTTGTAAGaattgcttttttatttctattgatTTATTGCAATATCTGACTAAACCTATTGAGTAAACCTAGTCAAAGCTTCTTAGATGGAGCTTCTTGAGAGAAAATTTACTAAAGTTTACTAACTCATCTTGAAGCATTTAGAACAGGGAGGACTGGGAATAGAAAACATAGAGTACAAACCAATATTCATTTAATTCAAATAAggacacatgaaaaaaaaatcacattccACTCTACATTTCTTTGATGATTGataaaattgtgtttaaaaataatgcagAAACCCTGATCAAAGAGCAGGGAACTCTCTTAACAGTTGACACACTATATCAAGTCAATTCACTCTTAAAAATGTTTGCCCTCAATACCCGAGAGAggaaatttaaaatgtgttctctATTCTACATCAAATTGATGGCAAAACAGTTTGTTGAAATGTTCTTGCCTGCCTTAAAATATTACTACAACTTACTATCAAAGCCCATGTAATCTACTTGTGTTTTGCATGCTTTTTTCTCCTAATAAATGATTCACCAAGATTACTTGAACTTACttgtaatattaaaattaatatctGGCCGTGTTCCATTAATAATTACATGTCCAGGTCCATTCCCATAAAGAGCAGTAGTAAAGTACTTATTATCATCACCCATTTTACTTGAAAGTCCTGTGGGACAcatgaataaaacaacaaaactctATTTACATAATATGAGATTATGGCTGCTTTTAACAGCACCTCTTGAAGTTTATGCCATAAATTATATTGTGATTATGCCATATCTAATACAGGTCTTATAGCATATCTATTACTAGGTTTATGCCATGTCTAATACTGggtttataatatatttaatactaaGTTTATGTCATACCTAATACTGGGTTGCCCCTTGGTGAGCGACCACCAAAGGAAAAGACATGTGAGTGGTCTGCTGTGGCCACCGTCAAGGTGTCCAGTTCACTCGTTAACTCAGCGGCCCTTGCAATAGCCCGGTCAAACTCCACAGCCTCATGTAGTGATAACTTAGCTTCACTTGAGTGGTGACCATGATCTATTCTACCACTTGCAGTGGGGAAAAAATACAAGCACTGATTTATATAAATGCTCATTTTTCACCTGTATATAACATTAAATGTAGTGAATATGCTTATCTTCAACAAAGAGGTAAAATCCCTTAGGGTTTTTGCGAAGAATCTTTATTGCTTTTTCCATCATCTCTGTGAGAGAGGGGTCTGTATCTGGATTGCGCTCCAATTCGTACCTGGTGTCCTTGGGCTCAAAGAGCCCTACATGCatcacagatacaaacacagtCTATAAGACTCCTGAGcatagcacagacacaaacacagacagtcTACAACACAGCAGAGATACAGTCATAGACAGGCAACAAGAAAGTTCTTGAAATGCTTAGATACATGAAAGACCCAGAAAAAcatgtttcaattaaaaaaaaaaagttgtatttGTTTGCTTCACTTTCAGAtagataagtaaataaacaaatgtatattaaaaatatgaatacctctatatatttatttagactGATCTTCAATGATTGGCTGTACTGCAGTACTGGGAACATTATTGTTGAGAAAGCTTTTTATTACCCATTAAATAATCAGTGTTTCTCTCATCCACAGCATCTAACTGGGCTTTGTTCCACACATATTTGGCattctgaagaagaagaagaagaagaagaacaacaacaacaacaaaaagatttcaaaagtTATATTTTGATGGAAggataatgaaataatgttcaGGATATGGCCAAAAGGCCAATAGAAAttcagaaaattaataaaaacgaCACAGATTATTGCAGAGCCATGACAAATAAGAGTAGAGATTAGTCTGTACAGAAAATCTCAggacttttaaataaatttaccTTTCTGTTTGTGAGCCACACATCAACGAGGCTTGTGTTGTCCAGTCGATCCCCAGTACTCTGGGCGTACTCAGGGTCTGCAGTGCCTTTAGGGAACATGTACTGCCTTCCCCCACCTAAAATAACCTACGCAACACACCAAAGTAATcctgtaattaaaataatataagaGGTCATTTAGTTACCTAATAGTCATAAAACAATGGATGCAATGTTCGCCTCTTCCCTGCTGCTCTCCAGGTAGGGTACTTTGTCATAAGAGCACCACTTAGATCAGACGAGCAGCTTCTGCAGCTATGCTGTACAGCAATGATGAACTACTTTATTAATGGATAAGATCTTACATTGATGTCGGTGTTGTGCACGAGTTGGTAGGCGATGTCTTTGCAGCCTTCACCGGCGGCACTAGGGGGCAGGTTAGTGTCACTGTACCACTCTCGGTCAGCAATGTGGGCATAGTTGGCTCCAGGGGAGGCATGTTGAACACGCGTGGTAGTGACGATGCCCACAGATTTCCCTGGAAAAAAGGACCATCTTAGCTGCTTGTGATGGCCACTTTCAGGACTACGTCTTTGcttctttgtgtctgttttctgcAACTTTCAGTGAGAACTGCATAAAAATATAAGCATAATCTTAATCAGCTGCAACCATAACTGTCATAGCAATAGGAGCATGGATTTTTcataaccacaaggaggcagcaaaaatgtaaactgtACTTTAGCCTGATCTTAATCTGTAGCTGTAGAAAATGGGCTTAACACAGCAGAATTTATCTGCCCTGTCATTACTGTACCTGCTACCCTGGCCCGATGGAGGACAGATTTGACCTCATTGCCCTTGGTAGTGCTACACTGGGACCGTCGGGCGGCTGCACTGAGACCCATGGTGCCATAGATGGCCTTCACGCCACACAGATATGCTGTGGCTGTTGCTGCACTGTCTGGCATCTGCTGGTCCACAGTATAGGTCTGCACATCCATGGATGGAGCAAACAACAACCACTGGTTTAGGATGCTGATGGAAATAAACTGAACTGAGTTGAACTGAATTCATCTACATAACTAATCTAACTGTCCAAAAAATTGGCCAATGTGA from the Electrophorus electricus isolate fEleEle1 chromosome 26, fEleEle1.pri, whole genome shotgun sequence genome contains:
- the ppp1r2 gene encoding protein phosphatase inhibitor 2 isoform X4, with translation MNILATYHPADKDYGLMKIDEPSTPYNRMVGDEDDEEAHSDSEGNASLTVDALAKKLAAAEGTEPHFMKEEEEESSEEEEEELSPEQQAKKKQFQMLRKMHYNEGLNIKLARQLIARELEEEDADEEMRDETETEDINVDPPQDAHALAQAPLEGCVLFPDHRGHCFRTPLPL
- the ppp1r2 gene encoding protein phosphatase inhibitor 2 isoform X1, with the protein product MAAPRPIKGILKNKNSGANAKGCPEVTAEDPAAPGNLEDDQQKKSQKWDEMNILATYHPADKDYGLMKIDEPSTPYNRMVGDEDDEEAHSDSEGNASLTVDALAKKLAAAEGTEPHFMKEEEEESSEEEEEELSPEQQAKKKQFQMLRKMHYNEGLNIKLARQLIARELEEEDADEEMRDETETEDINVDPPQDAHALAQAPLEGCVLFPDHRGHCFRTPLPL
- the ppp1r2 gene encoding protein phosphatase inhibitor 2 isoform X3, which gives rise to MAAPRPIKGILKNKNSGANAKGCPEVTAEDPAAPGNLEDDQQKKSQKWDEMNILATYHPADKDYGLMKIDEPSTPYNRMVGDEDDEEAHSDSEGNASLTVDALAKKLAAAEGTEPHFMKEEEEESSEEEEEELSPEQQAKKKQFQMLRKMHYNEGLNIKLARQLIARELEEEDADEEMRDETETEDINVDPPQDDSLDS
- the ppp1r2 gene encoding protein phosphatase inhibitor 2 isoform X2, whose protein sequence is MAAPRPIKGILKNKNSGANAKGCPEVTAEDPAAPGNLEDDQQKKSQKWDEMNILATYHPADKDYGLMKIDEPSTPYNRMVGDEDDEEAHSDSEGNASLTVDALAKKLAAAEGTEPHFMKEEEEESSEEEEEELSPEQQAKKKQFQMLRKMHYNEGLNIKLARQLIARELEEEDADEEMRDETETEDINVDPPQDADSLDS
- the alpi.2 gene encoding intestinal-type alkaline phosphatase; amino-acid sequence: MLLMSPGIQTMSLVQHTLKAGLFILLFINGYFSVIPEEEQDPQFWNVKAQQALVSALAVKPNVHRAKNLILFLGDGMGLTTLTAARILKGQLAGRTGEEGTLTMDTFPYVALSKTYTVDQQMPDSAATATAYLCGVKAIYGTMGLSAAARRSQCSTTKGNEVKSVLHRARVAGKSVGIVTTTRVQHASPGANYAHIADREWYSDTNLPPSAAGEGCKDIAYQLVHNTDINVILGGGRQYMFPKGTADPEYAQSTGDRLDNTSLVDVWLTNRKNAKYVWNKAQLDAVDERNTDYLMGLFEPKDTRYELERNPDTDPSLTEMMEKAIKILRKNPKGFYLFVEGGRIDHGHHSSEAKLSLHEAVEFDRAIARAAELTSELDTLTVATADHSHVFSFGGRSPRGNPVLGLSSKMGDDNKYFTTALYGNGPGHVIINGTRPDINFNITSSTGYVQQSAVPLSSETHGSEDVAIFAKGPMAHLFHGVQEQSYIAHAMAYAACIEPYTNCQLEPILDKGHAVGSQLSVLLVLLCLLTSFMPLYCKLF